GACAAGGCGAAGATGAGTAGCAAACTCTCAAATACCGAACGTCCACCTAAGGATCCCCCAGATGAGGGTTACGAGCCGACGAGTATCGATCATTATGGTATTCAAGTGCCGGACTATGTGAGACCAGCAGCCTTTCGTCAGTTTTGTGGACCTGATGAACAGTTGGGGCCAGGAGCAGGGAGAGGTTTAGAATACAAGAATGGCCAATATTTTGGCTACCATCGATTCTCTTTTGCTGAGCTGCAGAACCATGCCGTGGAGATGCGAGACGATCGTCGACTCAGAGGGGGAATACAGGACTCAATTGAAGcagatgaggaggaggagtgcGATGACGTCAGTATGCAGAACATGAAGAAACTGGAATCGGAGTGCGAAAAGATAATCGCACAACAGGCCAAGGAGCTGGAAGAAGCCGAACAGAGGGCTAAGAAAAAGCAGGAGGAACTCTGCAAGGAGCAGGAAGAGAAGCAACGGTGCGAAAAGAAAGCGGAAAAAACAAAAGCTGTGAAGGTCaatgcattgctagagatgacAGATGAAGAGCTCAGAGAGTGGTGCGATAAGTCCCTCCAGGCACAACTGGTGGAGAAGAATCAAGGGAAAGAGAATAGCCAGACGGCTAAGTGCGAAGCAGAAGAAAAGCAGAAAATGGAAAAATGCGGGGAAGAAGAACAAAAGAAAGAGCAAGAGGAATTGCAGATGAAGTGTGAGGCGGagcaaaagaagaaaaaagacGAGGAGTTAAAACCTAAATGTGAAGTGGAAGAAAAGAATAACAAAGAAAAATGCAAGGAAGAAGAACAAAAGAAAGAGCAAAAGGAATTGCAGATGAAATGTGAGGCGGAGCATAAGAAAAAAGAAGATGAAGCTAAAAACGAAAATGAGGAGAAGCCCCCTTGTGGATCAGATGggagcaacaaaaacaagacataaatataaaaaaagcaaacaacaaaaaacaatcaaatTCCACTCATTCTGCAATTGTGTCGCAAAATTCATCGTTTCAATAATGCCGACTTCTAGATAACTCAAACGATAAGAAAATCGGTATAAACGTTAGAAGTGGTACGGATTTACATATAATGGCGATCATCAGCACACTCAGTAAAGACAAGAACCACACAAAACTCTCCACACTGGTTGGTGTCTTCGCTCAATCAGGCTCAACACCCATACAGTTTGAGAAGCACCCATCAAACGTATTCTTTCGTCATTAATCCGCCTTGAGTTTCAACTTCCACTGGCAATTTGAATTGTTAATAAATTCGCATAAAATCAGTCCATACGATTTCTCACAGCTGGGTATAACGGAAACCCCAAA
The sequence above is a segment of the Drosophila miranda strain MSH22 chromosome 4, D.miranda_PacBio2.1, whole genome shotgun sequence genome. Coding sequences within it:
- the LOC108162241 gene encoding vicilin-like seed storage protein At2g18540 isoform X1; translated protein: MYKFFSRPQLRRQFSDKAKMSSKLSNTERPPKDPPDEGYEPTSIDHYGIQVPDYVRPAAFRQFCGPDEQLGPGAGRGLEYKNGQYFGYHRFSFAELQNHAVEMRDDRRLRGGIQDSIEADEEEECDDVSMQNMKKLESECEKIIAQQAKELEEAEQRAKKKQEELCKEQEEKQRCEKKAEKTKAVKVNALLEMTDEELREWCDKSLQAQLVEKNQGKENSQTAKCEAEEKQKMEKCGEEEQKKEQEELQMKCEAEQKKKKDEELKPKCEVEEKNNKEKCKEEEQKKEQKELQMKCEAEHKKKEDEAKNENEEKPPCGSDGSNKNKT
- the LOC108162241 gene encoding vicilin-like seed storage protein At2g18540 isoform X2: MSSKLSNTERPPKDPPDEGYEPTSIDHYGIQVPDYVRPAAFRQFCGPDEQLGPGAGRGLEYKNGQYFGYHRFSFAELQNHAVEMRDDRRLRGGIQDSIEADEEEECDDVSMQNMKKLESECEKIIAQQAKELEEAEQRAKKKQEELCKEQEEKQRCEKKAEKTKAVKVNALLEMTDEELREWCDKSLQAQLVEKNQGKENSQTAKCEAEEKQKMEKCGEEEQKKEQEELQMKCEAEQKKKKDEELKPKCEVEEKNNKEKCKEEEQKKEQKELQMKCEAEHKKKEDEAKNENEEKPPCGSDGSNKNKT